Proteins from one Cryptomeria japonica chromosome 4, Sugi_1.0, whole genome shotgun sequence genomic window:
- the LOC131070945 gene encoding uncharacterized protein LOC131070945, whose amino-acid sequence MDEENIINHTTSMASKPPNARREMELIHAWVNNPNVDPGSLIDWPGIGASPINEYVTEGLLDMAFPTLFPDGQCDWIEPRIRRVHLHEFVKHLLRYRDHHFGRHPRFRYYMMNMIMRHRAQNSSAMFVKKSLQEMPITINELREHMENIPHSHLADRLMRFGTTLRGTRSYWAKCRAELFDLLHQIGTPTIFFNLSAANMYWPDLHALMPRTQPTNPQEAQKWRRQNIIDYPHIVAYYMHLRYTMFRKEILQKGMKAKDYWSRYEWQHRGSPHVHGFIWLEGAPNIDNLDWKNHDELKHAKKYFDSIIHAWNPRGDPHQRNIQVLQNFTQHPCLQNTQQLNQIDLTRDYEELLNCVERHTMCKEGACLRKKRGRMVCRYNAPWPLHLDGSKLFEDPATGDKVYEPARNDDRVNTHNRNILQLWRANVDWQPVLSRHVVMNYIAKYAAKA is encoded by the exons ATGGATGAAGAAAACATTATTAATCACACTACATCAATGGCCTCTAAACCTCCAAATGCTCGAAGAGAAATGGAACTAATTCATGCATGGGTAAATAATCCTAATGTAGATCCTGGATCACTAATTGATTGGCCAGGAATTGGAGCATCTCCAATAAATGAGTATGTCACTGAAGGATTACTTGATATGGCTTTTCCAACACTATTCCCAGATGGACAGTGTGATTGGATAGAACCACGAATAAGGAGAGTCCATCTACATGAGTTTGTTAAGCATTTACTTCGATATAGAGATCATCATTTTGGTCGACACCCAAGATTTAGATATTATATGATGAATATGATTATGCGACATCGTGCACAAAACTCATCTGCAATGTTTGTCAAAAAGAGCTTGCAAGAGATGCCAATCACAATCAATGAGTTACGAGAACATATGGAAAATATCCCACACTCACATCTAGCTGATCGTTTGATGCGCTTTGGCACAACACTAAGGGGTACAAGGTCTTATTGGGCAAAATGTCGAGCTGAATTATTTGACCTCTTGCATCAAATTGGTACACCAACAATTTTCTTTAATTTGAGTGCAGCAAATATGTACTGGCCAGATTTGCATGCATTAATGCCAAGGACACAGCCAACTAATCCACAAGAAGCACAAAAATGGAGGCGTCAAAATATTATTGACTACCCACATATTGTGGCATATTACATGCACCTACGCTATACAATGTTTAGAAAGGAAATACTGCAAAAGGGAATGAAGGCAAAAGATTATTGGTcaagatatgaatggcaacatagaGGATCACCACATGTGCATGGATTCATATGGTTAGAGGGAGCACCTAACATAGACAatcttgattggaaaaatcatgatGAATTAAAACATGCTAAAAAATACTTTGATTCTATTATCCATGCATGGAATCCACGAGGGGATCCACATCAACGAAACATACAG GTCTTACAAAATTTTACACAACATCCATGCCTTCAAAATACACAACAACTAAACCAGATTGACTTAACACGTGACTATGAAGAGTTGCTCAATTGTGTTGAACGCCATACAATGTGTAAAGAGGGTGCTTGCCTTCGTAAAAAACGAGGAAGAATGGTTTGTAG gtacaatgcacCATGGCCATTACACCTAGATGGATCAAAATTATTTGAAGACCCAGCCACAGGAGATAAAGTGTATGAACCTGCAAGAAATGATGATAGAGTAAACACGCATAATCGTAACATACTTCAGTTATGGAGAGCAAATGTAGATTGGCAACCAGTTCTTTCAAGACATGTTGTAATGAATTATATTGCGAAGTATGCAGCAAAAGCATAA